In Meiothermus ruber DSM 1279, the following proteins share a genomic window:
- the xylA gene encoding xylose isomerase, with product MYQPRPEHKFTFGLWTVGNIGRDPFGEAVRERLEPDYVVYRLAELGAYGVNLHDEDLIPRGTPPAEREAILRRFKKALQDTGLKVPMVTANLFSDPAFKDGALTSPDPWVRAYALKKSLETLDLGAELGAQIYVVWPGREGAEVDATGKAPRVWAWFREALDFMAEYAEEQGYNYRFALEPKPNEPRGDIYLPTVGSMLALIGTLKHPHRFGLNPEFAHETMAGLNFVHAVAQALEMGKLFHIDLNDQRMSRFDQDLRFGSENLKAAFFLVDLLEASGYDGPRHFDAHALRTEDEAGVWAFARGCMRTYLILKEKAQAFRADPEVKALLEAYYQADPEPLALLGAYSREKAQRLKQLELPEACRSRGYALEQLDQLAVEHLLGVRG from the coding sequence ATGTACCAGCCCAGACCCGAGCATAAGTTCACCTTTGGCCTTTGGACGGTAGGCAACATCGGGCGCGACCCCTTTGGCGAGGCCGTGCGGGAACGGCTCGAGCCCGACTACGTGGTGTACAGGCTGGCCGAGCTGGGGGCCTACGGGGTCAACCTGCACGACGAAGACCTGATCCCCCGTGGCACGCCCCCGGCCGAGCGCGAGGCCATCCTGCGCCGCTTCAAGAAGGCCCTGCAGGACACCGGCCTCAAGGTGCCCATGGTCACCGCCAACCTCTTCTCCGACCCGGCCTTTAAGGACGGGGCCCTGACCAGCCCCGACCCCTGGGTGCGGGCCTACGCCCTGAAGAAGAGCCTCGAGACCCTCGACCTGGGCGCCGAGCTGGGGGCCCAGATTTACGTGGTCTGGCCGGGGCGGGAGGGGGCCGAGGTAGACGCCACCGGCAAGGCCCCGCGGGTATGGGCCTGGTTCCGCGAGGCCCTGGACTTCATGGCCGAGTATGCGGAGGAGCAGGGCTACAACTACCGCTTTGCCCTGGAGCCCAAACCCAACGAGCCTCGAGGCGACATCTACCTGCCCACCGTGGGCAGCATGCTGGCCCTGATCGGCACCCTGAAGCACCCGCACCGCTTTGGCCTCAACCCCGAGTTCGCCCACGAGACCATGGCCGGGCTCAACTTCGTGCACGCGGTGGCCCAGGCCCTGGAGATGGGCAAGCTCTTCCACATCGACCTGAACGACCAGCGCATGAGCCGCTTCGACCAGGATCTGCGCTTTGGCTCGGAGAACCTCAAGGCCGCGTTCTTCCTAGTGGATCTGCTCGAGGCCAGCGGTTACGACGGCCCCCGCCACTTCGACGCCCACGCCCTGCGCACCGAGGACGAGGCCGGGGTCTGGGCTTTTGCCCGGGGCTGTATGCGCACCTACCTGATTCTGAAGGAGAAAGCCCAGGCCTTCCGGGCCGACCCCGAGGTGAAGGCTTTGCTCGAGGCCTACTACCAGGCCGACCCCGAGCCTTTGGCCCTGCTGGGGGCCTACAGCCGGGAAAAAGCTCAGCGGCTCAAGCAGCTCGAGCTGCCCGAGGCCTGCCGCAGCCGCGGTTATGCCCTGGAGCAGCTCGACCAGCTCGCCGTAGAGCACCTGCTGGGGGTACGGGGATGA
- a CDS encoding ROK family transcriptional regulator, with the protein MPKYLEHTPLGSTRQLRRWHRARILQAIRAEAGISRLRLARKLGLSPSAVTEVVAELLNEGLLTERPLPPTGQGRPSVALEVEAKRHLALAWEIDVDRMAVALLNLKGQVRARVVLPPAPPRLDEALALLQQHTAPLLPGVRVLSAGLALPGLLEPVQGHLTLAPNLGWADLPLLERFQEALQSLGLVGIPAVVENEANAAAYGLYALGGLALEHCVYLSLGVGVGGGVVVERKVYHGARFHAGEVGHIPLDPEGPPCRCGKRGCAEVFLSYRRWQEDPSPARLNEMAERLAQLSAMVLATLDPERIVLGGPLVEATGQALLQAVQTRLPRYALAVHDPAQITISPLGREAALLGVGALAADVFMEQMSYEEVG; encoded by the coding sequence ATGCCTAAGTATCTCGAGCACACCCCCCTGGGCAGCACACGGCAGTTACGGCGCTGGCACCGCGCGCGCATCCTGCAGGCCATCCGGGCCGAGGCCGGCATCTCCCGGCTCAGGCTGGCGCGCAAACTGGGCCTCTCACCCTCGGCGGTGACCGAGGTGGTGGCCGAGCTGTTGAACGAGGGCCTCCTGACCGAGCGCCCCCTACCCCCCACCGGCCAGGGCCGCCCCTCGGTGGCCCTCGAGGTCGAAGCGAAGCGCCACCTGGCGCTGGCCTGGGAAATCGACGTGGATCGGATGGCCGTGGCCCTGCTGAACCTCAAGGGCCAGGTGCGGGCCCGGGTGGTGCTACCCCCAGCCCCCCCGCGCCTGGACGAGGCCCTGGCCCTTTTGCAGCAACACACCGCCCCGCTGCTGCCGGGGGTGCGGGTGCTTTCGGCGGGCCTTGCGCTGCCGGGGCTGCTCGAGCCCGTCCAGGGCCACCTGACCCTGGCCCCCAACCTGGGCTGGGCCGACCTGCCCCTGCTCGAGCGCTTCCAGGAGGCCCTTCAGTCGCTGGGCCTGGTGGGGATTCCCGCCGTTGTGGAGAACGAGGCCAACGCCGCCGCCTATGGGCTCTATGCCCTGGGGGGGCTGGCCCTCGAGCACTGCGTCTACCTGAGCCTGGGGGTGGGCGTGGGGGGTGGGGTGGTGGTGGAACGCAAGGTCTACCACGGGGCGCGCTTTCACGCCGGTGAGGTGGGGCACATCCCCCTCGACCCGGAAGGCCCCCCCTGCCGCTGCGGCAAGCGGGGCTGCGCCGAGGTTTTCCTGAGCTACCGCCGCTGGCAGGAAGACCCCAGCCCAGCCCGCCTGAACGAGATGGCCGAGCGGCTGGCCCAGCTCTCGGCCATGGTGCTGGCCACCCTCGACCCCGAGCGCATCGTGCTGGGCGGGCCCCTGGTCGAGGCCACCGGTCAGGCCCTGCTGCAAGCGGTGCAGACCCGGCTCCCCCGCTACGCCCTGGCGGTGCACGACCCCGCCCAGATCACCATCTCGCCCCTGGGCCGCGAGGCCGCCCTGCTGGGGGTGGGGGCGCTGGCCGCCGACGTGTTTATGGAGCAGATGAGCTACGAGGAGGTAGGATAA
- a CDS encoding DUF305 domain-containing protein encodes MQAHRYTLPQPRWFRWGLVGLVLGGLGLLLAQPLTPEGRFALSMIPHHAQAVELARILAPRAADQNLRYFAQDVARTQAAQIAQMRRWLPWWRQLTIGFERPSPQAAAAMGMASEQEIAELLALQGREAEIRFLQLMIRHHQGALPMIEQGLAEVQSPGLPRRLIEAMGRSQAGEIQTMKRWLLERGGAVLPFDPTAMPTHNH; translated from the coding sequence ATGCAGGCGCACCGCTACACCCTGCCACAACCCAGATGGTTCAGATGGGGCCTGGTGGGGCTGGTGCTGGGGGGGCTGGGCTTGTTGCTGGCCCAGCCCCTCACGCCCGAGGGGCGCTTCGCCCTGTCCATGATTCCCCACCATGCCCAGGCGGTTGAACTGGCTAGGATTCTGGCGCCTCGAGCTGCCGACCAGAACCTGCGCTACTTCGCCCAGGATGTGGCCCGCACGCAGGCCGCCCAGATCGCCCAGATGCGGCGCTGGCTGCCGTGGTGGCGGCAGCTGACCATTGGTTTTGAGCGCCCCAGCCCCCAGGCCGCTGCGGCCATGGGCATGGCCTCGGAGCAGGAAATAGCCGAGCTGCTGGCCCTGCAGGGCCGCGAGGCTGAGATCCGGTTTTTGCAGCTCATGATCCGCCACCACCAGGGGGCGCTGCCCATGATTGAGCAGGGCCTGGCCGAGGTGCAGTCCCCGGGCCTCCCGCGTCGGCTTATCGAGGCCATGGGCCGGAGCCAGGCGGGTGAAATCCAGACGATGAAGCGCTGGCTTTTGGAGCGGGGAGGGGCGGTGCTTCCCTTTGATCCCACCGCCATGCCCACGCACAACCACTAA